One genomic segment of Terriglobia bacterium includes these proteins:
- a CDS encoding cysteine synthase family protein yields MHDKKFTQDLKSSGRIGNTPLQSIALLIKSRWHKISLKLESHNPAGSSKDRTAQALIADLECRSLLTASSIIIESTSGNLGASLAYVCGMRGFQFLAVIDPKTTPALRNRMQEYGARLEMVQEKDENGGYLFSRLKRVRELCAQCPDYVWADQYSNPANPEAHYRHTAPEIFSQTRGKVDAVFVAVSTGGTFAGIDRFFREVRPATRTIPVDAIGSVVFGGPPGLRMLTGIGSSRQSSFFQPGHNHHPRMVADRDAFAVCRLLVRRLGLSLGGSSGAVIAACAQALAEDLELQHVVCLCADGGKNYDSTIYSDAWLKTNHFDPDYEMPLIEDVAAFDECAATVFLPQEITGRR; encoded by the coding sequence ATGCATGACAAGAAGTTCACGCAAGACCTGAAATCGTCCGGCCGAATCGGCAACACTCCCCTGCAAAGCATCGCGCTCCTGATCAAAAGCAGATGGCATAAGATAAGCCTCAAGTTGGAAAGTCATAATCCGGCGGGCTCCTCCAAGGATCGGACAGCCCAGGCCTTGATCGCCGATCTTGAGTGCCGCAGCCTGTTAACAGCATCTTCCATCATCATTGAATCGACCTCTGGAAACCTGGGAGCCTCCCTTGCTTACGTGTGCGGAATGCGGGGTTTCCAATTCCTCGCCGTCATCGATCCAAAGACTACGCCGGCCCTGCGTAACCGCATGCAGGAGTATGGCGCCCGTCTGGAAATGGTCCAGGAAAAAGACGAGAATGGCGGCTATTTGTTTTCCCGCCTGAAAAGGGTGCGGGAACTCTGCGCCCAATGCCCGGATTACGTTTGGGCAGACCAATATTCCAATCCAGCCAATCCAGAAGCGCATTACAGGCATACTGCGCCTGAAATTTTTTCTCAGACCCGCGGAAAAGTTGATGCCGTCTTCGTGGCCGTCTCCACCGGAGGCACTTTCGCCGGTATTGATCGCTTTTTCAGAGAAGTTCGCCCTGCCACACGTACCATACCAGTCGATGCCATAGGATCGGTGGTTTTCGGCGGACCGCCGGGGCTACGCATGCTGACCGGTATCGGATCTTCACGACAATCCAGCTTTTTTCAGCCAGGCCATAATCACCATCCGCGGATGGTGGCAGACCGCGATGCTTTTGCCGTATGCCGCCTTCTGGTCCGCAGACTCGGTCTTTCGCTCGGTGGATCCAGCGGCGCGGTCATAGCCGCATGCGCACAGGCGCTTGCCGAAGATCTGGAACTGCAACACGTGGTCTGTCTGTGCGCCGATGGGGGCAAAAACTATGACTCAACCATTTACTCCGACGCGTGGCTGAAAACGAATCATTTCGATCCTGATTATGAGATGCCTTTGATCGAGGATGTAGCGGCGTTTGACGAATGCGCCGCAACGGTTTTCTTACCGCAGGAAATTACCGGGCGCAGGTAG
- a CDS encoding MFS transporter, with amino-acid sequence MSSTEPAIALGLRAPLAVGNFRKLWIGEVISVLGDQFYFVAMPWLVLQLAGSGLALGSVLMTVAIPSASLMLLGGAITDRFSPRMIMLISNLVRAMIVSVLAALVFAHSARMWHLYVFAAIFGTVDGFCYPADAAMVPSLLEPTLLTAGNSLMQGSYRFLGLIGPVTAGIIIGKTGLGPAFVVDAISFFVAVAMLAALTPNDAPVASREQPLIASIREGISYTLAHPIIRSLLLVFAVTSLSLSGPFFVGVPLLARQRFTRPSALGLLYSSFGAGTLLGITLAGQVQRKLRIGPILMGVYVASGIAMIAISLLWHIWTTAIVLFLMGIAVGYANIVNLSYLQRQTEASKMGRVMSLVMFCAQGLAPLAYLGAGALSKLGTTVLFFSSGISTIVVACVLFRAPHFWRKKSPLPSDMD; translated from the coding sequence GTGTCCAGCACAGAACCAGCCATCGCCTTAGGCTTGCGCGCGCCGCTCGCCGTAGGGAACTTTCGCAAGCTATGGATTGGGGAAGTCATCTCCGTTCTGGGTGACCAATTCTATTTCGTGGCGATGCCCTGGCTGGTACTGCAATTGGCCGGATCCGGGCTGGCCCTGGGCTCGGTGCTGATGACAGTGGCGATTCCGTCCGCTTCGCTGATGCTGTTGGGGGGCGCCATCACGGACCGCTTCTCCCCGCGCATGATCATGCTGATTTCGAACCTGGTGCGCGCCATGATTGTTTCCGTCCTGGCCGCGCTCGTGTTCGCGCATTCGGCGCGCATGTGGCATTTGTATGTTTTTGCCGCGATTTTTGGAACGGTGGACGGCTTCTGTTATCCCGCTGATGCCGCAATGGTGCCAAGCCTGCTCGAGCCGACTCTGTTGACCGCAGGAAACTCCCTGATGCAGGGCTCCTATCGTTTTCTTGGGCTGATCGGCCCAGTGACCGCGGGAATCATCATCGGCAAAACCGGATTGGGGCCGGCCTTCGTTGTAGACGCCATAAGTTTCTTTGTCGCCGTTGCCATGCTGGCTGCGCTTACGCCGAACGACGCTCCTGTCGCGTCCCGGGAACAGCCTTTGATCGCGTCGATTCGCGAAGGCATTTCCTATACGCTGGCGCATCCGATTATCCGCTCTCTTCTGCTGGTCTTTGCCGTGACCAGTCTCTCCTTGTCGGGGCCTTTTTTCGTGGGCGTGCCATTGCTGGCACGGCAGCGCTTCACCAGACCAAGCGCCCTGGGTCTTCTTTACTCCAGTTTCGGCGCGGGGACGCTGCTGGGGATCACTCTAGCCGGGCAGGTACAGCGCAAGCTCCGCATCGGGCCGATATTGATGGGCGTCTATGTGGCTTCCGGAATTGCCATGATCGCTATCAGTCTGCTATGGCATATCTGGACAACCGCCATCGTACTGTTCCTGATGGGCATTGCCGTGGGATACGCCAACATCGTGAACCTGTCATACCTGCAACGACAGACTGAAGCGAGCAAGATGGGGCGCGTCATGAGCCTGGTCATGTTTTGCGCCCAGGGACTCGCTCCATTGGCTTACCTCGGAGCGGGCGCATTAAGCAAACTGGGAACTACTGTGCTTTTTTTCAGTTCGGGAATCAGCACCATCGTGGTTGCCTGCGTGCTATTCCGGGCGCCGCACTTCTGGAGAAAAAAATCTCCACTTCCATCTGACATGGATTAA
- a CDS encoding YcaO-like family protein, translated as MPRLGRNTAEYWKLPHLPKYSKAGVVRAVEPGETLRRARTVMHQVGITQVAQNPNMEGTGIPSLTGIRPRGEEPGMSEYNGKGMTDEEAEVSVLMEALEHHAGSFCDYETIVGAYRELSRNYSCVPPTDVIVPPLSDFSEDLEIEWVCGYDLLNQRETLVPLNAVICPYSPRRGPHLFYASTNGLAAGNTLAEALCHGICEVLERDAQAIAAARAHLRPLVRSLAGLETKKEGDPIPTQRIRTEGLPKDAAALMENLNAAGFQIYLRHLRSPAGIAAIDCILVEPGKDGGVNAYSGSSAYPDARVALIHAMSEAIQSQTTCVQGSGEGLPQVRRKASREIDDLLNVGEWVSFHELPSFEHDSIDEDVQLLLDNLPRCGLPQLVVFDMTRPEIGIPVVRVVIPKSETWHVFHLLAGRGIFGPRIAREL; from the coding sequence GTGCCGAGGTTGGGCAGAAATACCGCAGAGTACTGGAAGCTTCCTCATCTGCCAAAGTACTCCAAGGCCGGCGTGGTGCGGGCCGTAGAACCGGGTGAAACGTTGCGGCGGGCCAGGACCGTCATGCATCAAGTTGGCATTACCCAGGTTGCTCAAAATCCCAACATGGAAGGAACGGGCATTCCCAGCCTTACCGGCATTCGTCCTCGCGGCGAAGAGCCAGGCATGTCTGAATACAACGGCAAAGGAATGACCGATGAAGAAGCCGAAGTAAGCGTACTGATGGAGGCGCTTGAACATCATGCCGGAAGCTTTTGCGATTATGAAACCATCGTAGGGGCATACCGTGAATTAAGCCGCAACTACTCTTGTGTCCCTCCCACTGACGTCATCGTCCCGCCCTTGAGCGATTTTTCGGAAGACCTGGAGATTGAATGGGTCTGCGGTTATGACCTGCTAAACCAGCGAGAGACGCTGGTTCCCCTGAATGCCGTGATTTGCCCGTACAGTCCGCGCCGCGGCCCTCATCTTTTTTATGCCAGCACGAACGGGCTTGCCGCCGGGAACACGCTGGCGGAGGCGCTCTGCCATGGAATTTGTGAGGTCCTGGAACGCGATGCGCAGGCCATCGCTGCTGCCCGCGCGCATCTTCGTCCGTTGGTGCGCAGCCTGGCCGGCCTGGAAACAAAGAAGGAAGGAGATCCCATTCCAACCCAGCGGATACGGACGGAAGGACTGCCCAAAGATGCGGCGGCCCTGATGGAAAACCTGAACGCTGCGGGATTCCAGATCTATCTTCGGCATTTGCGATCTCCAGCGGGAATCGCAGCCATTGATTGCATCCTTGTGGAGCCTGGGAAAGACGGCGGTGTGAACGCCTATAGCGGTTCGAGCGCTTATCCGGACGCAAGGGTGGCGCTGATACACGCCATGAGCGAAGCCATACAGAGCCAGACTACCTGCGTCCAGGGCAGCGGGGAAGGGCTGCCGCAGGTACGGCGCAAAGCTTCCCGCGAGATTGACGACTTGCTGAATGTCGGCGAGTGGGTCTCGTTCCATGAATTACCGAGTTTCGAGCACGACTCCATCGATGAAGACGTGCAGTTGCTGCTGGACAATCTGCCTCGGTGCGGATTGCCCCAATTGGTTGTGTTTGACATGACCCGTCCAGAAATCGGTATACCGGTGGTCCGCGTGGTGATACCGAAGTCTGAAACCTGGCACGTCTTTCACCTGCTTGCGGGACGTGGGATCTTCGGGCCGCGGATCGCGCGAGAGCTTTAA
- a CDS encoding Os1348 family NHLP clan protein, which yields MSSVTGTRPSQAFLEILGRALIDVEFRDKLFLEPGAMGRQHCLSAEETVMLEALDRSTLESAAERLTERSEFAIGPGRWQGSRRKD from the coding sequence ATGTCATCCGTTACCGGCACAAGGCCAAGCCAGGCTTTTCTGGAAATTCTGGGGCGTGCCCTGATTGACGTTGAATTTCGGGACAAGCTTTTCCTCGAGCCGGGGGCAATGGGTAGGCAACACTGTCTTTCCGCGGAGGAAACCGTGATGCTCGAAGCCCTCGACCGTTCCACTCTGGAAAGCGCTGCGGAGCGGCTCACCGAACGCTCCGAATTTGCCATTGGGCCGGGAAGGTGGCAGGGCTCGCGCAGGAAGGACTGA